The following proteins are co-located in the Candidatus Manganitrophaceae bacterium genome:
- a CDS encoding trypsin-like peptidase domain-containing protein has product MHRIAGLFSIFLLLLFVPSAWGLSADEENTIDIYQRVNASVVNITSIAVTYDFFLNPIPSEASGSGSIIDKKGYILTNNHVIRDSQRLEVTLADGSKWPGQLIGSDPQTDLAVIKVNVPSERLTTIQIGSSDGIRPGQKVLAIGNPFGLERTLTSGIISSVRKSIKASDLEMDEVIQIDAAINPGNSGGPLLDSDGKMIGINTAIFTPSGGSVGIGFAIPINAAKRVLNELITKGYVAYAWIGIDTQSLIPEFAEALSAPVRRGVIVARVARGGPAAQAGIRGGTQRVEVGNAILVVGGDIIVAIDGEPVESAEEFHRFMRTKRPGERIRLTLFRGREKKEVEVKLGDRPRRG; this is encoded by the coding sequence ATGCATCGGATTGCGGGGCTTTTTTCGATCTTTCTTCTCCTCCTCTTCGTTCCTTCCGCCTGGGGGTTGTCGGCGGATGAAGAAAACACCATCGACATCTACCAGCGGGTCAACGCCAGCGTCGTCAACATTACCAGCATCGCCGTCACCTATGATTTTTTTCTGAACCCGATCCCCTCGGAAGCGTCCGGTTCCGGATCAATCATCGATAAAAAAGGATATATCCTTACCAACAACCATGTCATCCGCGACTCCCAACGTCTCGAGGTGACCCTGGCCGACGGAAGCAAGTGGCCGGGCCAATTGATCGGCTCCGACCCGCAAACCGACCTCGCCGTCATCAAGGTCAATGTCCCTTCCGAGCGGCTGACCACCATTCAGATCGGAAGCTCCGACGGAATCCGGCCCGGCCAGAAGGTCCTGGCGATCGGAAATCCGTTCGGTCTGGAGCGAACGCTTACCTCCGGCATCATCAGCTCCGTTCGAAAGAGCATCAAAGCGAGCGACCTCGAAATGGATGAAGTCATCCAGATCGATGCGGCGATTAACCCCGGCAATTCCGGCGGCCCGCTGCTCGACTCGGATGGAAAGATGATCGGAATCAACACCGCGATCTTTACCCCATCGGGCGGGAGCGTCGGAATCGGATTTGCCATTCCGATCAACGCCGCAAAGCGGGTCCTCAACGAGCTGATCACGAAAGGGTATGTCGCCTATGCCTGGATCGGGATCGACACACAAAGCCTCATTCCTGAATTTGCGGAGGCCCTTTCAGCGCCGGTTCGGCGGGGGGTGATTGTCGCCCGGGTCGCGCGGGGCGGGCCGGCTGCGCAGGCCGGCATTCGCGGGGGAACCCAGCGGGTGGAGGTTGGAAACGCCATCCTCGTCGTCGGCGGAGACATCATCGTCGCCATCGACGGGGAGCCGGTTGAATCGGCCGAGGAATTCCACCGGTTCATGCGGACGAAACGCCCCGGCGAGCGGATTCGACTGACCCTCTT
- a CDS encoding protein kinase, with translation MNQSPWSFDGSLLFNDPLLFFQQFISGASEATVIGYAFLFLLIIIGFIFGQRYLSMRGSTNTFNPLKEAKEAEKSRDLFRAAELYEQGGEYDEAIRAYKEARAYQQVGRIFELRKQWQEAAQFYKLSGDTEKAAVMYQKGGEYVRAAECYLACKKISLAAEAYEKGKRFHEAAAQYERFGNLLKAATVYEQANELDKSAEMYEKYFLREKRAHTGPPSEKSRQLAQSAYQSGQHYIKVKQFQKATEILTAGGFHLEAAEAAVHGGEVEKAAELFLAARAFDRAAALYEQMGDMHRGHRVVGKKFKEEKEYLAAAESFERGEGWAEAAEMYELMGRKSQAARMLMNNGDYHRASELFLAEDDPTAAAEAYEKGGRFREAAELYVQLRQFDKAAQMQEAGGNFFDAAVLYKQQGRVDESISYLQKIDSQSSNYYQASLLLGQLLTEKGMVDAARERYQKILSQESIGPDNLECYYRLALLYEKRREFEEAQSLYEKILAEDFSYRDVKTRNAVIRKALAEVKKVLEATRMEELPAKPASPSAQQTSSRYKIIKKIGQGGMGVVYQAEDTVLKRIVAYKILPAAIRENEVILQNFLQEARIAAGLNHPNVVTIFDTGKNGDEIFITMEYVNGITLKEFLEKNPSDLKAHLEIMKEICLGVAYAHSKNVVHRDLKPANVMLAHDRRVKIMDFGLAKVVSESAADKTSVKGTPLYMAPEQILGEKVDHQSDIYSLGCTFYRMAAGRPPFVQGDVYYHHPPTPPRELNPHVSEALNRLILKAIEKGKSKRYKKVSEIIADLEKLS, from the coding sequence ATGAACCAGTCCCCATGGAGCTTCGACGGCTCCTTGCTCTTCAATGATCCCCTCCTTTTTTTCCAGCAATTCATTTCAGGCGCTTCAGAGGCAACCGTCATCGGTTATGCCTTTCTCTTTTTGCTGATCATCATCGGCTTTATTTTCGGCCAGCGCTACCTGTCCATGCGGGGATCGACCAATACATTCAATCCCCTCAAAGAAGCAAAGGAGGCGGAGAAATCGCGTGATCTTTTCCGAGCGGCGGAACTATACGAGCAGGGAGGAGAGTACGACGAGGCGATCCGAGCCTACAAAGAGGCACGGGCCTATCAACAGGTCGGACGGATCTTCGAACTGAGAAAACAATGGCAAGAGGCGGCCCAGTTCTACAAGCTTTCAGGAGACACGGAAAAAGCAGCGGTCATGTATCAAAAAGGGGGAGAATATGTCCGCGCGGCCGAATGTTATCTCGCCTGTAAAAAGATCTCGCTGGCCGCCGAGGCCTACGAAAAGGGAAAACGGTTTCATGAGGCGGCCGCCCAGTATGAGCGATTCGGAAACCTTCTCAAAGCAGCGACCGTTTATGAACAAGCAAATGAGCTGGATAAATCAGCCGAGATGTATGAGAAGTACTTCTTGAGAGAGAAGAGAGCCCACACAGGACCTCCTTCCGAAAAGAGCCGGCAGCTTGCGCAGAGCGCTTATCAGAGCGGCCAGCACTATATCAAGGTAAAACAATTTCAAAAGGCGACGGAGATTCTCACCGCCGGAGGATTTCACCTGGAGGCGGCGGAAGCGGCCGTCCATGGAGGGGAGGTCGAGAAAGCGGCGGAGCTTTTTCTCGCCGCCCGCGCATTTGATCGGGCTGCGGCGCTCTATGAGCAAATGGGCGATATGCACCGAGGGCATCGCGTCGTCGGGAAAAAGTTTAAGGAGGAGAAGGAATACCTGGCGGCCGCGGAGTCTTTCGAAAGGGGCGAGGGCTGGGCCGAGGCCGCTGAAATGTATGAGCTGATGGGGAGGAAAAGCCAGGCGGCCCGGATGCTGATGAATAATGGCGACTATCACCGCGCCAGCGAGCTGTTCCTCGCAGAAGACGATCCGACCGCGGCTGCGGAGGCTTATGAGAAAGGGGGCCGATTTCGGGAAGCGGCCGAACTCTATGTGCAGCTGCGCCAGTTTGATAAAGCCGCTCAGATGCAAGAAGCGGGTGGAAACTTCTTCGACGCGGCCGTTCTCTACAAACAGCAAGGACGGGTCGACGAGTCGATCTCCTATCTGCAGAAGATCGACTCTCAGTCGTCGAATTACTACCAGGCATCGCTTTTACTCGGCCAGCTGCTTACGGAAAAGGGGATGGTCGATGCGGCGCGCGAGCGATACCAGAAGATCCTCTCGCAGGAGTCGATCGGTCCGGATAATCTGGAATGTTACTACCGGCTGGCGCTTCTGTATGAAAAGCGAAGGGAGTTTGAAGAAGCGCAAAGCCTCTATGAAAAGATCCTGGCGGAGGATTTTAGCTATCGCGACGTAAAGACCCGAAACGCCGTGATCAGAAAAGCGCTCGCCGAGGTAAAGAAAGTCTTGGAGGCGACCCGGATGGAGGAGCTTCCCGCCAAACCGGCTTCCCCCTCCGCGCAGCAGACTTCCTCCCGCTATAAGATCATCAAGAAGATCGGGCAGGGAGGAATGGGGGTCGTTTATCAGGCCGAAGACACCGTCCTGAAACGAATTGTCGCCTATAAGATTCTTCCCGCGGCGATCCGGGAGAATGAAGTGATCCTTCAGAATTTCCTTCAAGAAGCCCGGATTGCCGCCGGGCTGAACCATCCCAATGTGGTGACGATCTTCGACACCGGAAAAAACGGAGACGAGATTTTCATCACCATGGAATATGTAAATGGGATTACGCTGAAGGAGTTTTTGGAGAAGAACCCCTCCGACCTCAAGGCGCATCTCGAAATCATGAAGGAGATCTGCCTCGGCGTCGCTTACGCCCACAGCAAAAATGTCGTCCACCGCGACCTCAAGCCGGCCAATGTCATGCTTGCGCACGATCGCCGGGTCAAGATCATGGATTTTGGTCTCGCAAAGGTGGTGAGCGAATCGGCCGCCGACAAAACGTCGGTCAAGGGAACGCCGCTTTACATGGCGCCGGAGCAGATCTTGGGAGAGAAGGTCGACCACCAATCGGATATCTACTCCCTCGGATGTACTTTCTACCGGATGGCGGCGGGCCGCCCTCCCTTCGTTCAAGGCGACGTTTATTACCATCACCCCCCCACCCCCCCCCGCGAGCTCAACCCTCACGTCTCAGAGGCCCTCAATCGCCTGATCCTGAAGGCCATCGAAAAAGGCAAATCAAAAAGGTATAAGAAGGTTTCCGAAATTATTGCCGATCTCGAAAAGCTCTCTTGA